The following nucleotide sequence is from Aedes aegypti strain LVP_AGWG chromosome 3, AaegL5.0 Primary Assembly, whole genome shotgun sequence.
GATTGACTGTTGCGCTAGCTGTTCATTGGTTGATTCGCGATTCACACTATTGGTCGTTGTTAGTTCGTCACCCATCATTACCTCATCAATTATATCGAAAATTCTTCGTTTAAATTTGCGTTTTTGTGTCATATTCATGCGTCGCATGTCATCTTTCAAACTGAGCAAGAAAAATTCATCCGATTTTGCAGCCAAATCATCTTGCATGTACTCTCCGTACTCACTTTCTGATCTGGATGGTAATCGAGTCTGGTAATTGTAAGTGGACTTAACAGCTTCATTGGCAGGATCCAGATAGTTATGCCTTTGAATaggatcattttgaaattcctgATGCTCTGGATGCGATTCCTGAAGGCTGTTTACCGGAATCTGTGATTCCGATGGAGCCCGTGATGCAGAAGGATCATTAGACTCCGTATCGTTCGTCTCCATTTCCACCATAACGGACACCTCCGTTTCGTCATCTTCCAATTTTGAAGTGTCATCTTGATGGGTTTTCGATACTTTCATGAACGGTAACATAAACCTGAGCTCTCTGTTCAAATAGTACTCCTTTTTGGGCGCTGGACCTATGCCTCCAAACATGTGCCTTCGGAAAACAGTGCGAATGTTCTTCCATCGCAGTTTGCAGTCTCGTACTGAAAacaaaagaaagaaagaatATAGGTAcaaaaatatccatatcatattccaatatagaaaaaatactttggctATAAGAAGAATCCGTAAGttaattttttgttcaaaaagacAGCTAAATGGTaaatgttttttgaataaaacgaGATATTAAAAAGTTAGCCAGGTGTTTCATAAGGAGGTTCATTAGCgaatttaacgcaaaaaacgATTATTCTACACATCCTCTGCACCATATTTGTTCGAAAGGTGATATTATGAA
It contains:
- the LOC5580151 gene encoding uncharacterized protein LOC5580151; the protein is MEVDWNKLCRMKFYSVPMALEQQENVRFARTIKLYPCLYDFTNNRYSSRTETDAAWRAISAEFNAPVRDCKLRWKNIRTVFRRHMFGGIGPAPKKEYYLNRELRFMLPFMKVSKTHQDDTSKLEDDETEVSVMVEMETNDTESNDPSASRAPSESQIPVNSLQESHPEHQEFQNDPIQRHNYLDPANEAVKSTYNYQTRLPSRSESEYGEYMQDDLAAKSDEFFLLSLKDDMRRMNMTQKRKFKRRIFDIIDEVMMGDELTTTNSVNRESTNEQLAQQSIVKVEENEF